One part of the Lotus japonicus ecotype B-129 chromosome 2, LjGifu_v1.2 genome encodes these proteins:
- the LOC130740505 gene encoding F-box protein At4g22280-like has translation MLIPVKRKRRSETANEENTGSIVEMLTPPKPKRGSENVVNKDRLSDLPDCLLLHIMSFMKAKCAVQTCVLSTRWKDLWKCVPSITLLSPDFVRLKSFTDFMNKLLDLRDRSAALHSFDFERRGSMEFRYHKRVVSYVLSHKVQQLRFAVVYNLSQILRIFSCQSLTSLELLVHTGRSNPSGNLFPVSSCLNLPALTSLHLGCFTFSGGINRRAEPFSAFKKLHSLIIDNCSIKDAQTFCISSTTLVDVTIIHTLYGDFKEVELSAPSLHRLDFTGSTPRQRLCGSSLSSVKELSIDVDMRAYAPEPPLILLSWLEELTNIKSLTVSTSTLQVLFLIPNLVKRKLAFLCHLKSLKVKVERFTSLLRTAMIDVKIQKAATVSQREAARLHKEADIIEKTKSEHAPIPAGILNFLLQNSPSAEVKTKSCYRRIYGML, from the exons ATGTTGATTCCTGTGAAGCGAAAAAGGCGTAGCGAGACTGCAAATGAAGAGAACACTGGTTCAATCGTTGAGATGTTGACTCCGCCGAAGCCAAAGcgaggaagtgaaaatgtagTGAACAAAGACAGGCTCAGTGATTTGCCCGATTGCCTTCTCCTTCACATTATGTCATTTATGAAAGCCAAATGCGCGGTTCAGACTTGCGTATTATCCACAAGATGGAAGGATCTCTGGAAATGTGTTCCTTCGATCACATTACTTTCGCCGGACTTTGTGAGATTGAAGAGTTTCACTGATTTCATGAATAAGCTTTTGGACCTTCGCGATCGCTCGGCTGCACTGCACAGCTTTGATTTTGAGCGTCGTGGCTCTATGGAGTTTCGCTACCACAAAAGGGTCGTCAGCTATGTTTTGTCACATAAAGTTCAGCAATTACGATTTGCTGTGGTATATAACCTGTCTCAGATCCTTCGCATTTTTTCATGCCAGTCTTTAACATCTCTGGAGCTTTTAGTTCACACTGGGCGGTCTAATCCTTCTGGCAATTTATTTCCGGTATCTTCATGTCTCAATTTGCCAGCATTAACCAGCTTGCATCTGGGTTGTTTCACCTTCTCCGGGGGCATCAATCGCCGAGCCGAGCCCTTTTCGGCTTTTAAGAAGTTGCATAGTTTGATCATTGACAATTGTAGCATAAAGGATGCACAAACCTTCTGCATATCAAGTACAACACTTGTTGATGTTACTATTATACATACTTTGTATGGGGACTTTAAAGAAGTTGAGCTCTCTGCACCAAGTCTTCATAGGTTGGATTTTACGGGCTCCACTCCTCGTCAGCGGCTCTGTGGGAGTAGTCTTTCTTCTGTGAAAGAATTAAGTATCGATGTAGACATGCGAGCATATGCCCCAGAGCCTCCTTTGATTCTACTCAGCTGGCTGGAAGAGCTTACTAATATCAAATCATTGACAGTCTCTACAAGTACTCTTCAG GTTCTCTTCTTAATCCCCAATTTAGTAAAGCGTAAGCTCGCGTTCTTGTGTCACTTGAAGTCATTGAAAGTTAAAGTGGAACGGTTTACATCATTGCTTAGAACAGCTATGATAGATGTGAAGATACAGAAAGCCGCTACTGTGTCACAGAGAGAAGCTGCCAGGTTACATAAAGAAGCTGATATCATAGAGAAAACAAAATCAGAGCATGCACCGATACCTGCTGGAATACTGAACTTTTTGCTTCAAAACTCACCCTCAGCAGAAGTTAAGACCAAAAGCTGCTATAG GAGGATTTATGGCATGTTGTAA